The genome window tgCAAAGAGATGTAGGTAGGTGGGCAAGaagttggcagatgcagtataatgtggggaaatatgaggttattcattttggtaggaagaatagaaaaaataTTTGATTACATGGTGAGGAGCTATTAAATATtgatcagagagatttgggtgtccttgtaacgAAAACACAAAGTTAatgtgtaggtacagcaagcaattaggaaggcaaatgttatgttgtcctttattgcaagggggtaatagtacaagagtaaggaagtcttgctgcaattgtacagggctttggtgagaccacagttggagtaatgTGTACAATTTTGGGCTCTATatctaaggatggatatacttgccttggaaggggtgccacaaaggttcactagactgattcctgggatgagagggttgtcctatgaagagagattgaatcgAATGgccctatattctctgaagtttagaagaatgagaggtgatattgaaacatataacagtttgagaggctgtttcccctggctggagtgtctacaactagggggcatagtctcaggataaggggtttcccatttaggattgagatgagaattTTCTTCACTTAGGTGGTTATGAATCtgaggaattccctaccccagaagactgtggatgctcagttattgagggaggcagtggtgtagtggtaatgccactgggctagtaacccagagatccaggccactgctctgggggcatgggtatgaatctcaccacggcagatggtgaaatttgaattcaattaaccttataattaaaaagctagtctaatggtaaccatgaaaccattgttgattgttgtaaaaatccatctggttcagtaatgtccttaccTAATGTGGCCTACGTGtgcctacagacccacagcaatatggtggactcttaaaatgccctctgaaaaagcctagcaagccacttagtttaagggcaattagggatgggcaacaaatgctggcctaggcaatgatgcccacatcccacaaacgaataaataaaaaatttAGTGGCTGAGATCAAAAGATTTTTGGACTCATAAGGAGTATGGGGATCAAacaggaaagtggacttgaggttgaagatcagccgtgatcttattgaatgatggagcaggctcaaggggctaaatattctattcctgttcctgtttcttatgttcttatgatcataTTGACATTCATATTTGGGACTTCCTGCTCCCCTTCCTTGCTGCATCATGTCCCGAGTGATGCTGGAGAACAGTCCCTGCGTGCCAGCTGCTCTCTGGTATCATGCTATATGGTTGCTGCTTGGTAAATATTTGGAGGATATTCGACCTTTGTGGGCATCATAACCAAAGCCAAATGCTGTCCTCGTCTAACATTCGCATATTGGGAATCATTGAATCGTTATTAGGAAAGGTAACCCGCCACTTTAGCCGACCCAGTTCAGGGGCATGAGCCAAATTGTCACATCTTAACTACTCTTTGAGATGAGTTGTCTCTGCACAGAGAAAAAATCAAACCTGGGGCCTTCTGGTTGGTATGGTTTGCTACTACATTTAGGGTGCGTTTACTTACTGGGCTATCGCTATTATTTCAGCATTGAACAATTGTATATAGTAGTTTGATAGAAACAATTTGCTTTCGACAGGTGGAGCTTTTAAAAGGCAACAATGTCATCTGTTACGTTGAACGAAGCTGCCAGGTATCTGAGGAGGAGTCTGTGGCAGTTTTCCTGGTTGCAGTTTGTTCGTCATTGTAGCTGCAAAAAGGAAATGTCCAACGACAGAGCATCAGTCAAACAGAAGCTCACAGTTAAATCTGAGAAGGCATCAAAGTCAAGTAAGAGCCACAAACACAACTTCAATAAGTCGGAACTGGATGTTAAAGGTAATGCAAAGAGATTAACTGAGTTCCCGGAGAACTTCCAAGGGTCTGCTGCATTCAGAATGGCGAAGAGGCCAGAAATAAACTTTTACACTGGAACTTCAAGAAAACGAGATGATGCTGGTTTTATTCAGCAGTTTCAAAACATTTCCAAAGTCACAAATACACAATCACACTCAAAACCTAGTCATGCCCGTAACTTGGAATTTCACAACCTTAGAGATGATGATTTTACAAAAAGGAAAATGCCAAAGATTTCTCAATCTATTGGAAGGGAGACAGATTCAGAGATGTTGTTTGGCATTGCACCCTGCAGCCTGGCCTTTTCCCAATTACGCAGAAAGATTTTCAAACTGTTTGTTAAGGAAAATCGAAGTCAGAGAGTTGAAATGCAGGGAATCTATCAGCGAGCCAGGGAAATCGGAGTGCCAGTACATCAGGTGATGAGAAAGGTGCTTGACAGGTTATGTGAGGGTCAAGTTCACCAAGGCATTTGTCTTGAGGTGACACCACTGGACTATGTGAACTATGATCAATGCGGTGAAACAGATATTGATGGTTCTGAATTTGAACACCGTGACAAATTGAACTTGTGGCTGGCACTGGAACGAATCCAGGATCCCATGAATATGGGAGCTGTGCTTCGTTCAGCGTACTTTCTTGGAGCAGATCTTGTTCTAGTAAGTCAACAAAACAGGTAACAATTAAGCTCTTGTATTCTAAAGTAACCATTGATTCCCTTTAATCATTTCTAGGTTTATTTTTGAAATGGCTGTTTAACATAATCTGTAAAATTTAATATTGTTTTCATTTAAATATCATGAAATATTCATGAAACCCCATTTAGGTAAGGAAATTGTAGTTCATGCATGTGGTCATTAATAAATCAAAACCTTTTTTAATTGGGCAGTAGAAGATAGAAACATGATGCTTTGGTACCCTCAGCATATTATAAATGGTTGTCCTGCAAATGGATCCTTGTTTCTGTCATCTCTGCAGTTCACTCCATTGAGGTGGAGGAatgtaaataaaagttaaataatgAGTAATTTAAAAGTAATTAATCTTAGGATTGGGTACTTCAAACTAAAATTACCACTTTTGAGGGTATCTGCAGTACTTTTATCATGAGGATCATTTTTTTGAAAGTAAACAGATGTTGAGTCTTGTATCTCACAAATTATACCAATAAGCATCTCATTACTTTCTGATGCATATGTTGCTGTAAATGCTGTGGATGCTTCCACAAAATTGTCCAGCAGGTGGCACTCAAACCCTGTTTATTAAATAAGAAAGGCTTCTTCTGTGTCCCCTATTTCAGAATGAGCCAGTTAAAAGTTATTTAAGGAATACTGCCAAGACACCTCATCTACTTGCCAAGTCCCATTATAGGGATGCCAAAGTATGCTTTGCAGCAGTGGAATTGGAGAAAAGTTCTTCTTTGTCCTTGAGAATCTGCAAATAAACTGGCGACAAAATTGTTTTTTTGAATTTGAGTTCTTCCTTTTAATATTGTTGGTATCTATCTGCATGTAAAATGTCATTTTTTGTAATGGGTGGGGGTTTACTAAAAAAAAACTTTCAGGTTGGTGAAGACATTTTGAAATGATAGtcttgatgttaatcatgatggtgTCAGGAACAGTTAGTTTTATTTAAATCCCATCTTAACTTTACTGATTGATAGCAGGTCAGTCATTAAAAAATATTGTTAGCAGATACTCACAGAATGATGGGCATTTATTTTGACATATTGCACTGTTATAATTTGCATTATGATATAACCTGAACTGGTCTTAATATGATTCATAGACATAGACTGTGTAAAATCTATTCCCTCCAAGTATTGGGCCAGTAATTTTGAACTTGTTATATTGATCCATTTACTGTTAACTCAGTGGCAACTCTGCTCAGTGGTgatactttcacctctgagtctgaAAAATGTAGACTCCAGTCCTGCTGCAGGACTTGACCACATAATCTAGACTGGCACTTCAATGCTTTATGGAGGGAGTACCACAGTATCAGAAATGTTGTATTTTGGATGAGATACTAAACTGAGGCCAGGTAGACATGAAAAATTCCTTGCTGCTTTTTTAAAGAAGAGATCTCCCAATTTTCTGACCAATATTATATCCCTTAGTCAGCACCATCAAAGCAGATTAACATGCCATTCATCGCAGTAACGTTTTTGGGACTTTCTGTGCACAAATATCTACTTCAAGAAGTAAATCATTGGCTCTGAAGCACTTCAGGGCAACCTGTTGCTGTGAAAGGCTGTAGCAGTAACCTGGCATTCCGAGAGCTACGAAAGAAACTGAGCTACACCAAGTCATGTTCCAAAAAAAACTGCTCCTACCCTGAAGACAGTGACCACACCAGTGTGTGATTGCAGACGACATTTTTAACGCGGCACCCAAAAAGCTGCTCTTCTTACATGAACATCGCCACTGAGTGTAGGCAAGCCATTGTGCCGACCATAGAAGGGACTGTCAGTTGttgcaaaagaaaaaaagaaaagaaagacatgcatttatatagcgcctttcatgacctcaggatgtcccaaagcactttacggccagtgaagtagttttggagtgtagtcactgttgtaatgtaggaaacgggcagctaatttgtgcacagcaagctcccacagacatcaATGTGtccatcaccagataatctgttgttgtgatgttgattgagggatatatatagGCCAGGCCagcagggagagctcccctgctgttttttgaaaatagtgccatgggatctcccacctgagagggcagcttggtttaacgtctcatccaaaagacgccacttccgacagtgcagcactccctcagtactgcactggagtgtcagctttgatttgttCAAGTTgtagagtggaacttgaatccacaaccttctaactcagaggtaggagtgcaaccaactgagccacagcagacagTAACAGTATATGTTAAATGTGTGCATATTTTAATCTGAATATTGTTCTATAGAATATATGGTAAATGGAGAAATAGTAATTGTGTACAACGTGGAGTTTCAGTGCTCAGAGAAACAGTAAATGTTTTTATTTATGAATGTTCATCTTGTATTGTCTTCCAGTTGTTCTCTAACCCCAACTGTGAGCAAAGCTAGTGCTGGGGTTGTAGAAGTTATGACTGTGTATTGTACACCGAGTTTGCCAGAGGTGTTAAAGGTAACGGAATTTCAGATGTACAAAGTTTATTTTGGGGAG of Heterodontus francisci isolate sHetFra1 chromosome 30, sHetFra1.hap1, whole genome shotgun sequence contains these proteins:
- the mrm1 gene encoding rRNA methyltransferase 1, mitochondrial isoform X1 — encoded protein: MSSVTLNEAARYLRRSLWQFSWLQFVRHCSCKKEMSNDRASVKQKLTVKSEKASKSSKSHKHNFNKSELDVKGNAKRLTEFPENFQGSAAFRMAKRPEINFYTGTSRKRDDAGFIQQFQNISKVTNTQSHSKPSHARNLEFHNLRDDDFTKRKMPKISQSIGRETDSEMLFGIAPCSLAFSQLRRKIFKLFVKENRSQRVEMQGIYQRAREIGVPVHQVMRKVLDRLCEGQVHQGICLEVTPLDYVNYDQCGETDIDGSEFEHRDKLNLWLALERIQDPMNMGAVLRSAYFLGADLVLVSQQNSCSLTPTVSKASAGVVEVMTVYCTPSLPEVLKAKSAQGWQIVGTVGKSTEATCAPIIPCAQFQLKKHTILVLGNEGFGLSDDVSSLCHTMLTIPAGRGLQPGIESLNVSVAAGILLHVIASKRMKE
- the mrm1 gene encoding rRNA methyltransferase 1, mitochondrial isoform X2; protein product: MSSVTLNEAARYLRRSLWQFSWLQFVRHCSCKKEMSNDRASVKQKLTVKSEKASKSSKSHKHNFNKSELDVKGNAKRLTEFPENFQGSAAFRMAKRPEINFYTGTSRKRDDAGFIQQFQNISKVTNTQSHSKPSHARNLEFHNLRDDDFTKRKMPKISQSIGRETDSEMLFGIAPCSLAFSQLRRKIFKLFVKENRSQRVEMQGIYQRAREIGVPVHQVMRKVLDRLCEGQVHQGICLEVTPLDYVNYDQCGETDIDGSEFEHRDKLNLWLALERIQDPMNMGAVLRSAYFLGADLVLAKSAQGWQIVGTVGKSTEATCAPIIPCAQFQLKKHTILVLGNEGFGLSDDVSSLCHTMLTIPAGRGLQPGIESLNVSVAAGILLHVIASKRMKE